In Ovis canadensis isolate MfBH-ARS-UI-01 breed Bighorn chromosome 3, ARS-UI_OviCan_v2, whole genome shotgun sequence, one DNA window encodes the following:
- the LOC138438190 gene encoding keratin, type II cytoskeletal 6A-like, whose amino-acid sequence MSCKSTVKTKTISCRGFSAGSARLPGVCRSGFSSVSLSRSRGSGGLAGVCGGAGFGSRSLYGLGGSKRISIAGGSCVIGGGYGGRIGVGYGFGGGAGSGIGFGAGAGSGFGLGGGAGFGGGYGGYGFPVIPPGGIQEVTVNQSLLTPLNLQIDPTIQRVRTEEREQIKTLNNKFASFIDKVRFLEQQNKVLDTKWTLLQEQGTRIVRQNLEPLFEQYINNLRRQLDSILGERGRLDSELRGMQDTVEDFKNKYEDEINKRTAAENEFVKLKKDVDCAYMNKVELQAKVDALTDEINFLRTFYDAELAQMQSYISDTSVVLSMDNNRNLDLDSIIAEVKAQYEEIAQRSRAEAESWYQSKYEELRVTAGRHGDDLRNTKQEISEINRVIQRLRSEIDHVKKQCTSLQSAIADAEQRGELALKDARNKLADLEDALQKAKQDMARLLKEYQELMNVKLALDVEIATYRKLLEGEECRLSGEGAGQVNISVVQSTVSSGYGGASGLGSGLGIGGGSGCSYSIGGGFSSGSGRAIGGGYGSSGGSCSTIKYTTTSSSSRKSYKH is encoded by the exons ATGTCTTGCAAATCCACCGTGAAGACCAAAACCATCAGCTGCAGGGGCTTCAGTGCCGGCTCAGCCAGACTCCCTGGGGTGTGCCGCTCTGGCTTCAGCAGCGTGTCCCTGTCCCGCTCCAGGGGCAGTGGCGGCCTCGCTGGAGTGTGTGGAGGAGCTGGCTTTGGCAGCCGCAGCCTCTATGGCCTGGGGGGCTCCAAGAGGATCTCCATCGCAGGGGGCAGCTGTGTCATCGGTGGTGGCTATGGCGGCAGAATTGGAGTTGGCTATGGCTTTGGAGGTGGAGCCGGGAGTGGAATTGGTTTTGGTGCTGGGGCTGGTAGTGGCTTTGGGCTCGGTGGTGGAGCTGGCTTTGGAGGTGGCTATGGGGGCTATGGCTTCCCTGTGATCCCCCCTGGAGGCATCCAAGAGGTCACTGTCAACCAGAGTCTCCTGACTCCCCTCAACCTGCAAATCGACCCCACCATCCAGCGGGTGAGGACTGAGGAGCGGGAGCAGATCAAGACCCTCAACAACAAGTTTGCCTCCTTCATCGACAAG GTCCGATTCCTGGAGCAGCAGAACAAGGTCCTGGACACCAAGTGGACCCTGCTGCAGGAGCAGGGCACCAGGATCGTGAGGCAGAACCTGGAGCCTTTGTTCGAGCAgtacatcaacaacctcaggagACAGCTGGATAGTATCCTTGGGGAGAGAGGCCGCCTGGACTCGGAGCTCAGGGGCATGCAGGACACGGTGGAGGACTTCAAGAACAA ATATGAAGATGAAATCAACAAACGCACAGCAGCAGAGAATGAGTTTGTGAAATTGAAGAAG GATGTGGATTGTGCCTACATGAACAAGGTTGAACTACAGGCCAAGGTAGACGCTCTCACAGATGAGATCAACTTCCTAAGAACCTTCTATGATGCT GAACTGGCTCAGATGCAAAGCTACATCTCAGACACTTCTGTGGTCCTCTCCATGGACAACAACCGCAACCTGGACCTGGACAGCATCATCGCTGAAGTCAAAGCCCAGTATGAGGAGATCGCTCAGAGGAGCCGGGCTGAGGCTGAGTCGTGGTACCAGTCCAAG TACGAGGAGCTGCGGGTGACGGCGGGCAGACACGGGGATGACCTGCGCAACACCAAGCAGGAGATCTCTGAGATCAACCGCGTGATCCAGAGGCTGAGATCTGAGATTGACCACGTCAAGAAGCAG TGCACCAGCCTGCAATCCGCCATCGCCGACGCCGAGCAGCGTGGGGAGCTGGCCCTCAAGGACGCCAGGAACAAGCTTGCTGACCTGGAGGACGCCCTGCAGAAGGCCAAGCAGGACATGGCCCGGCTGCTGAAGGAGTACCAGGAGCTCATGAATGTCAAGCTGGCCCTGGACGTGGAGATTGCCACCTACAGGAAGCTGCTGGAAGGCGAGGAGTGCAG GCTGAGTGGGGAAGGCGCTGGACAAGTCAACATCT CCGTGGTACAGTCGACCGTTTCCAGTGGCTATGGTGGTGCCAGCGGTCTCGGCAGTGGCTTAGGCATAGGCGGAGGAAGTGGCTGCTCCTACAGCATTGGAGGTGGCTTCAGTTCTGGCAGTGGCAGAGCCATAGGGGGTGGCTACGGCTCCTCTGGAGGCAGCTGTTCCACCATCAAATacaccaccacctcctcctccagcaggaagagctacaAGCACTGA